The following proteins come from a genomic window of Mycolicibacterium rufum:
- a CDS encoding OB-fold nucleic acid binding domain-containing protein: MATAEGYLRRLTRRLTEDPEQLDVEELSDDVASTGAQKAIDCHRGQEVTMIGTLRSVECNGKGCSGGVKAELFDGTDSVMLVWLGQRRIPGIESGRTLKVHGRVGKLDNGSKAIYNPHYEIQK; this comes from the coding sequence ATGGCCACGGCCGAGGGTTACCTGCGACGGCTCACCCGTCGATTGACCGAGGATCCGGAACAGCTCGACGTCGAGGAACTCAGCGACGACGTCGCCAGCACTGGAGCGCAGAAGGCGATCGACTGCCACCGCGGACAAGAGGTGACCATGATCGGCACCCTGCGCAGCGTCGAGTGCAACGGCAAGGGGTGCTCGGGCGGCGTCAAGGCCGAACTCTTCGACGGCACCGACTCGGTGATGCTGGTGTGGCTGGGCCAGCGCCGCATCCCGGGCATCGAGTCCGGTCGCACACTCAAGGTGCACGGCCGCGTCGGCAAGCTCGACAACGGCTCCAAGGCGATCTACAACCCCCACTACGAGATCCAGAAGTGA
- a CDS encoding inositol monophosphatase family protein yields MCCDGRVSDIDTDLASVRAVAEQLAAEAAAFVRRRRTEVFDTAGSDQDGAIRAKSTPTDPVTVVDTETERLLRDRLADLRPGEPILGEEEGGPEGGDDGRLTWVLDPIDGTVNFVYGIEAFAVSVGVQRGGVSVAGAVADVAAGAVYSAARGHGARVTRDGQSTALRCSAATSLSMALVGTGFSYQPEDRRRQGTVMAALLPQIRDLRRIGSCALDLCMVAAGRLDAYYEDGVHVWDWAAGALIAAEAGAVVRAPGQRGPGLMVAAAPGLAPAFDEALQQCGLDLRR; encoded by the coding sequence ATGTGTTGCGATGGTCGGGTGAGCGACATCGACACCGACCTGGCGTCCGTGCGCGCGGTGGCCGAGCAGTTGGCCGCGGAAGCGGCGGCGTTCGTCCGGCGGCGCCGCACCGAGGTGTTCGACACCGCCGGTTCCGACCAGGACGGTGCGATTCGGGCCAAGAGCACCCCGACCGACCCCGTCACCGTCGTCGACACCGAGACCGAACGGTTGCTGCGGGACCGGCTCGCCGATCTGCGCCCCGGCGAGCCGATTCTCGGTGAGGAGGAGGGCGGGCCGGAAGGCGGCGACGACGGCCGCCTCACCTGGGTGCTGGATCCGATCGACGGCACGGTGAACTTCGTCTACGGGATCGAGGCCTTCGCGGTGTCGGTCGGCGTGCAGCGCGGCGGGGTGTCGGTGGCCGGGGCGGTCGCCGACGTCGCAGCAGGAGCGGTGTACTCGGCTGCGCGGGGCCACGGTGCCAGGGTGACGCGGGACGGGCAGTCGACGGCGCTGCGCTGCAGTGCCGCCACGTCGCTGTCGATGGCCCTGGTGGGTACCGGCTTCTCCTATCAACCCGAGGATCGCCGCCGCCAGGGCACCGTGATGGCCGCACTGTTGCCGCAGATCCGCGACCTGCGCCGGATCGGCTCCTGCGCACTGGATCTGTGCATGGTGGCCGCGGGCCGGCTCGACGCCTACTACGAGGACGGCGTGCACGTCTGGGACTGGGCCGCCGGCGCGCTGATCGCGGCCGAGGCGGGCGCGGTGGTGCGCGCGCCCGGCCAGCGCGGACCGGGACTGATGGTGGCCGCCGCGCCGGGTCTGGCCCCGGCGTTCGACGAGGCGCTGCAGCAGTGTGGGCTGGACCTGCGCCGGTAG
- the ppgK gene encoding polyphosphate--glucose phosphotransferase: MTDTDSPATAPGTARRGFGVDVGGSGVKGGIVDLDTGELVGERFKLPTPQPSTPDAVAATIAEVVKHFGWEGSLGVTYPGVVTDGIVRTAANVDKGWIGANAREVISAALGGRRVTVLNDADAAGLAEEKFGAGQDHTGVIVLLTFGTGIGSAVIHNGALLPNTEFGHLEVGGKEAEHRAASSVKERKDWSYERWTQEVTKVLVAIENAIWPDLFIAGGGISRKADKWIPLLKNRTPVVAAALQNSAGIVGAAMAAEVDITATDE; this comes from the coding sequence ATGACCGACACCGACTCGCCTGCCACCGCTCCCGGGACCGCGCGCCGCGGCTTCGGCGTCGACGTCGGCGGCAGCGGCGTCAAGGGCGGCATCGTCGACCTCGACACCGGCGAGCTGGTCGGTGAGCGCTTCAAGCTGCCGACCCCGCAGCCGAGTACCCCGGATGCCGTCGCGGCCACCATCGCCGAGGTGGTCAAGCACTTCGGCTGGGAGGGCTCGCTCGGCGTGACGTACCCCGGCGTGGTGACCGACGGCATCGTGCGCACCGCCGCCAACGTCGACAAGGGGTGGATCGGCGCGAACGCGCGCGAGGTGATCAGCGCCGCCCTGGGCGGCCGGCGGGTGACGGTGCTGAACGACGCCGACGCCGCCGGACTCGCCGAGGAGAAGTTCGGCGCAGGCCAGGACCACACCGGTGTCATCGTGCTGCTCACGTTCGGCACCGGCATCGGCTCGGCGGTGATCCACAACGGGGCGTTGCTGCCGAACACCGAATTCGGCCACCTCGAGGTGGGCGGCAAGGAGGCCGAGCACCGCGCGGCCAGTTCGGTCAAGGAACGCAAGGACTGGAGCTACGAGCGCTGGACGCAGGAGGTCACCAAGGTGCTGGTGGCCATCGAGAACGCCATCTGGCCCGACCTGTTCATCGCCGGCGGCGGCATCAGCCGCAAGGCCGACAAGTGGATTCCGCTGCTGAAGAACCGCACGCCAGTGGTGGCCGCGGCGCTGCAGAACAGCGCAGGGATCGTCGGCGCGGCGATGGCCGCCGAGGTCGACATCACCGCTACCGACGAGTAA
- a CDS encoding potassium channel family protein produces the protein MRVVVMGCGRVGASLSDSLARIGHDVAVIDRDGTAFHRLSPEFPGQRVLGMGFDRDVLIRAGIEGASAFAAVSSGDNSNIISARVARETFGVQRVVARIYDAKRAAVYERLGIPTVATVPWTTDRLLNVLTRETETTKWRDPTGNVGVAELSLHENWVGRRLSDLEAATSGRAAFLIRFGAGLLPDAKTVIQAGDQVYLAAISGHIAEALAIAALPPSEEADA, from the coding sequence GTGCGTGTAGTGGTGATGGGATGCGGCCGGGTCGGCGCCTCCCTGTCCGACAGTCTGGCCCGGATCGGACACGACGTCGCCGTCATCGACCGCGACGGCACGGCCTTTCACCGCCTGTCGCCGGAGTTCCCGGGTCAACGGGTGCTGGGCATGGGGTTCGACCGCGACGTGCTGATCAGAGCTGGTATCGAGGGGGCCTCGGCGTTCGCGGCGGTGTCCTCCGGCGACAACTCCAACATCATCTCCGCCCGGGTGGCGCGCGAGACCTTCGGCGTACAGCGCGTGGTGGCGCGCATCTACGACGCCAAGCGCGCCGCGGTCTACGAACGGCTGGGCATCCCGACCGTGGCGACGGTGCCGTGGACCACCGACCGGCTGCTCAACGTGCTGACCCGGGAGACCGAGACCACCAAGTGGCGCGATCCGACGGGCAACGTCGGCGTCGCCGAGCTTTCCCTGCACGAGAACTGGGTGGGCCGGCGGCTGTCCGATCTGGAGGCGGCGACGTCGGGCCGGGCCGCGTTCCTGATCCGCTTCGGCGCGGGTCTGCTGCCCGACGCGAAGACCGTCATCCAGGCGGGCGATCAGGTGTACCTGGCCGCGATCTCCGGTCACATCGCCGAAGCGCTGGCGATCGCGGCGCTTCCGCCGAGCGAGGAGGCCGACGCGTGA
- a CDS encoding DUF3710 domain-containing protein produces MEADEELEGPFDIDDFDDPDVATVARLDLGSVLIPMPEGGQVQVEINETGVPSAVWVVTPHGRFTIAAYAAPKSTGLWREVASELAESLRKDVPKVSIEDGPWGREVVGSGGQGQAVVRFIGVDGYRWMIRCVVNGPEDSIGALADQAREALADTVVRRGDTPLPVRTPLPVALPEQMAAQLQAATEQAAAAQAQAQAAAQGQQPEPPQPPADPAARRAVQGSAMQQLRTITGG; encoded by the coding sequence GTGGAAGCCGACGAGGAACTCGAAGGCCCGTTCGACATCGATGACTTCGACGATCCGGACGTCGCGACGGTGGCGCGGCTGGATCTCGGCTCGGTGCTGATCCCGATGCCCGAGGGCGGTCAGGTCCAGGTCGAGATCAACGAGACCGGTGTGCCCAGCGCGGTGTGGGTGGTGACGCCGCACGGCCGCTTCACCATCGCCGCCTACGCCGCACCCAAGTCGACCGGGCTGTGGCGCGAGGTGGCCTCCGAACTGGCCGAGTCCCTGCGCAAGGACGTGCCCAAGGTGAGCATCGAAGACGGCCCGTGGGGTCGCGAGGTGGTCGGTTCGGGCGGCCAGGGTCAGGCCGTGGTGCGTTTCATCGGGGTCGACGGCTACCGCTGGATGATCCGCTGCGTGGTCAACGGCCCCGAGGACAGCATCGGAGCGCTCGCCGATCAGGCGCGTGAGGCGTTGGCCGACACCGTGGTCCGCCGGGGCGACACTCCGCTGCCGGTGCGCACGCCGCTGCCGGTGGCGCTGCCCGAGCAGATGGCCGCGCAACTGCAGGCGGCCACCGAACAGGCCGCCGCGGCGCAGGCGCAGGCCCAGGCCGCCGCGCAGGGCCAGCAGCCCGAGCCGCCGCAGCCCCCGGCCGATCCGGCGGCGCGCCGGGCCGTCCAGGGTTCGGCGATGCAGCAGTTGCGCACCATCACCGGCGGCTAA
- a CDS encoding DUF952 domain-containing protein has product MPPEIHFVHLCTAPEWATAQQLGAHRPPSLADVGFVHLSTPQQVHLPANRLYAGRTDLVLLHVDGARLGSPVRWEPGVPGDPDGMVFPHLFGELPVDAVIRVTPYRPGADGVFAPPI; this is encoded by the coding sequence ATGCCGCCAGAGATCCACTTCGTGCACCTGTGCACCGCACCGGAGTGGGCGACGGCGCAACAGCTGGGCGCGCACCGGCCGCCGTCACTGGCCGACGTCGGGTTCGTGCACCTGTCCACCCCGCAGCAGGTCCACCTGCCGGCGAATCGGCTGTACGCCGGTCGCACGGACCTGGTGCTGCTGCACGTCGACGGGGCACGGCTGGGTTCTCCTGTTCGCTGGGAGCCGGGGGTTCCGGGGGATCCCGATGGCATGGTGTTCCCACATTTGTTCGGCGAACTGCCTGTTGACGCTGTGATCCGCGTCACTCCGTACCGGCCGGGCGCCGACGGGGTGTTCGCGCCGCCGATTTAG
- a CDS encoding methyltransferase: MGRRLPPVRLIQTIDRVRAALATVHRATAPGNVALLELATGAWTTQVLYVAAKLGIADQLAAGPRPAADVAAAVGADPDAVYRLMRAMTSRGALRERRDGRFALTPVGEALRTDTEGSLRDMVLFIGHPARWADWGSLMYSVQTGEPAAEMLRGMPFFEYLDTDPEFAAVFNNAMTAASGLSNEVALQAYDFTGCRLVVDVGGGHGAVLATILRSAPDARGVLFDLPAVVEGAGPLLDGAGVAHRAAIEGGSFLESVPAGGDLYVMKNIIHDWDDEHALAILRNVRTGIAEGGRLLLLEMVLPERASSFIGHMLDLEMLLMLHGRERTRAQYADLLNRAGFRLNRVIPTVSPVSVVEAVAI; this comes from the coding sequence ATGGGACGACGACTGCCGCCGGTGCGGCTGATCCAGACGATCGACCGCGTGCGCGCGGCCTTGGCCACCGTGCACCGCGCCACGGCACCCGGCAATGTCGCCCTGCTGGAACTGGCCACCGGCGCGTGGACCACGCAGGTGCTCTACGTCGCGGCGAAGCTCGGCATCGCCGATCAGTTGGCGGCCGGCCCGCGACCCGCCGCCGACGTGGCCGCCGCGGTGGGCGCTGATCCCGACGCCGTGTACCGCCTGATGCGCGCGATGACCAGCCGCGGCGCGCTGCGGGAACGGCGCGACGGCCGGTTCGCGCTGACCCCCGTCGGAGAGGCGCTGCGGACCGACACCGAGGGGTCGCTGCGCGACATGGTGCTGTTCATCGGACATCCCGCGCGCTGGGCGGATTGGGGCTCGCTGATGTACTCGGTGCAGACCGGCGAGCCGGCCGCCGAGATGCTGCGCGGGATGCCGTTCTTCGAGTATCTGGACACCGATCCCGAGTTCGCCGCGGTATTCAACAACGCGATGACGGCGGCCAGCGGCCTGTCGAACGAGGTGGCGCTGCAGGCCTACGACTTCACCGGGTGCCGGCTCGTCGTCGACGTCGGCGGCGGCCACGGGGCGGTGCTGGCCACGATCCTGCGCAGCGCGCCGGACGCCCGCGGCGTGCTGTTCGACCTCCCGGCGGTGGTCGAGGGGGCGGGACCGCTGCTCGACGGCGCCGGTGTCGCCCATCGGGCCGCGATCGAGGGTGGGTCGTTTCTGGAGTCGGTGCCCGCCGGCGGCGACCTCTATGTGATGAAGAACATCATCCACGACTGGGACGACGAGCACGCGCTGGCGATCCTGCGCAACGTCCGCACCGGGATCGCCGAGGGCGGCCGGCTGCTGCTGCTGGAAATGGTGCTGCCGGAACGGGCGTCGTCGTTCATCGGGCACATGCTCGACCTGGAGATGCTGCTGATGCTGCACGGGCGCGAGCGCACCCGCGCCCAGTACGCAGATCTGTTGAACCGCGCCGGTTTCCGGCTGAACCGGGTGATCCCGACGGTCAGCCCAGTGTCGGTGGTGGAGGCCGTGGCGATCTAG
- the cei gene encoding envelope integrity protein Cei, translated as MVAQITEGTAFDKHGRPFRRRNFVPGALMFAALAVAALLVWVIALSQPPDVREVAVCNPPPAPTDPNAPVPDLGEQVSRSNMTDVTPAKLADTRIRVLNASGQGGQAGEVAGALRDLGFTDPEAANDPVYASTRLQCQGQIRFGPAGRAAAASLWLVAPCTELFQDQRTDDTVDLAIGTDFTELAHSDDIDAVLASLMPDATQPADPSLLSKIHTQTC; from the coding sequence GTGGTCGCGCAAATCACCGAAGGCACGGCGTTCGACAAGCACGGGCGCCCGTTCCGGCGCCGCAACTTCGTGCCCGGGGCGCTGATGTTCGCGGCGCTGGCAGTGGCGGCGCTCCTGGTCTGGGTGATCGCGCTCTCGCAGCCGCCCGACGTCCGCGAGGTCGCCGTCTGCAACCCGCCCCCGGCGCCGACGGACCCCAATGCGCCCGTCCCTGACCTGGGCGAACAGGTCTCACGCTCGAACATGACGGACGTGACCCCCGCCAAACTCGCCGACACCCGGATCCGGGTGCTCAACGCCAGCGGGCAGGGTGGGCAGGCCGGCGAGGTGGCCGGCGCGCTGCGCGACCTCGGCTTCACCGACCCGGAGGCGGCGAACGACCCCGTCTACGCCAGCACCCGGCTGCAGTGCCAGGGCCAGATCCGGTTCGGACCGGCCGGCCGCGCCGCGGCGGCGTCGTTGTGGCTGGTCGCGCCCTGCACCGAGCTGTTCCAGGATCAGCGCACCGACGACACCGTCGACCTGGCGATCGGCACCGACTTCACCGAACTGGCCCACAGCGACGACATCGACGCGGTGCTGGCCAGCCTGATGCCGGACGCCACCCAGCCGGCCGACCCGTCGCTGCTCAGCAAGATCCACACGCAGACCTGCTGA
- a CDS encoding DUF4193 domain-containing protein, producing MATDYDAPRRTETDDVSEDSLEELKARRNEAQSAVVDVDESETAESFELPGADLSGEELSVRVIPKQADEFTCSSCFLVHHRSRLASEKNGMMICSDCAA from the coding sequence ATGGCTACTGATTACGACGCCCCACGGCGCACCGAGACCGACGACGTGTCCGAGGACTCGCTCGAGGAACTGAAGGCACGCCGCAACGAAGCCCAGTCTGCTGTCGTCGACGTCGACGAATCCGAGACCGCCGAATCGTTCGAGCTGCCCGGGGCCGATCTGTCCGGCGAGGAACTGTCGGTTCGGGTGATCCCGAAGCAGGCCGACGAGTTCACCTGCTCCAGCTGCTTCCTGGTGCATCACCGGAGCCGGCTGGCGAGCGAGAAGAACGGGATGATGATCTGCTCGGACTGCGCGGCCTGA
- a CDS encoding DUF7455 domain-containing protein — protein sequence MTATLTSPELTKADRCDRCGAAARVRAKLPSGAELLFCQHHANEHEAKLVELAAVIEVSPLEP from the coding sequence ATGACCGCAACGCTGACCAGTCCGGAATTGACCAAGGCTGACCGCTGCGACCGTTGTGGTGCGGCGGCCCGGGTGCGCGCGAAGTTGCCGTCCGGCGCCGAATTGCTGTTCTGCCAGCACCACGCCAACGAGCACGAGGCGAAGCTGGTGGAACTCGCCGCGGTCATCGAAGTGAGTCCGCTGGAGCCGTAG
- the dut gene encoding dUTP diphosphatase, whose product MPSPLAVVRLDRDLPLPERAHDGDAGVDLYSAEDVELAPGARALVGTGIAVAIPHGMVGLVHPRSGLAARVGLSIVNSPGTIDAGYRGEIKVSLINLDPHTPIVVHRGDRIAQLLVQRVELPELVEVSSFDEAGLADTTRGAGGHGSSGGHASL is encoded by the coding sequence GTGCCCAGTCCTTTGGCGGTCGTGCGTCTCGATCGGGATCTCCCGCTGCCCGAACGGGCGCACGACGGTGACGCCGGTGTGGACCTGTACAGCGCCGAGGACGTCGAACTGGCGCCGGGTGCGCGGGCCCTGGTCGGCACCGGCATCGCGGTCGCCATTCCGCACGGCATGGTCGGACTCGTTCATCCGCGATCGGGATTGGCTGCGCGCGTTGGCCTTTCGATCGTCAACAGTCCGGGCACCATCGACGCCGGCTACCGCGGAGAGATCAAGGTGTCGCTGATCAACCTCGATCCGCACACCCCGATCGTCGTGCACCGCGGGGACCGGATCGCCCAATTGCTGGTGCAGCGCGTCGAGTTGCCCGAACTGGTCGAGGTGAGCAGCTTCGACGAGGCCGGCCTCGCCGACACGACGCGCGGTGCCGGGGGCCACGGATCTTCCGGCGGGCATGCCAGTCTGTGA
- a CDS encoding DUF3093 domain-containing protein has product MSDTHATATSVRYRERLWVPWWWWLPGLGLATLIALEVNQGIAALPDWLPYAVLLPVAAVTLVWLGRVELRVVHDDAGGAELWVGNAHLPASVISRSAEVPRSAKSAALGRQLDPAAYVVHRAWIGPLVLLVLDDPDDPTPYWLVSARHPDRVLAALR; this is encoded by the coding sequence GTGTCCGACACGCACGCCACCGCCACCAGCGTTCGCTACCGCGAACGGCTGTGGGTTCCGTGGTGGTGGTGGCTGCCGGGGTTGGGGCTGGCGACCCTGATCGCCCTGGAGGTCAACCAGGGCATCGCCGCGCTCCCCGACTGGCTGCCCTACGCGGTGCTGCTGCCCGTGGCGGCGGTCACGCTGGTGTGGCTCGGCCGGGTGGAGCTGCGGGTGGTGCACGACGACGCCGGCGGCGCGGAGCTGTGGGTGGGCAACGCGCACCTGCCGGCGTCGGTGATCTCCCGATCCGCCGAGGTGCCGCGCTCGGCCAAATCGGCAGCGCTGGGCCGGCAACTCGATCCCGCCGCCTATGTCGTGCACCGGGCCTGGATCGGCCCTCTCGTGCTGCTCGTCCTCGATGATCCGGATGACCCGACGCCGTACTGGCTCGTCAGCGCCCGCCACCCGGACCGGGTGCTGGCCGCGCTGCGCTGA
- a CDS encoding potassium channel family protein produces the protein MKVAIAGAGAVGRSIARELVESHEVTLLERNPDHIEVEAIPAAHWRLGDACELSLLEAVGLEEFDVVIAATGDDKANVVLSLLSKTEFAVPRVVARVNDPRNEWLFDEAWGVDVAVSTPRMLASLVEEAVSVGDLVRLMEFRKGQANLVEITLPDDTPWGGKPVKRLELPRDATLVTILRGPRVIVPERDEPLEGGDELLFVAVAEVEDQLRELLLHPQQR, from the coding sequence ATGAAGGTCGCCATCGCCGGGGCGGGCGCCGTCGGCCGGTCCATCGCCCGTGAACTGGTGGAGTCCCATGAGGTCACCCTGCTCGAACGCAACCCCGACCACATCGAGGTCGAGGCGATCCCGGCGGCGCACTGGCGCCTCGGCGACGCGTGCGAGCTGAGCCTGCTGGAAGCGGTCGGGCTCGAGGAGTTCGACGTGGTGATCGCCGCGACGGGCGACGACAAGGCCAACGTCGTGCTCAGCCTGTTGTCCAAGACGGAGTTCGCGGTGCCGCGGGTGGTGGCCCGCGTCAATGACCCCCGCAATGAATGGCTCTTCGACGAGGCGTGGGGCGTCGACGTCGCGGTGTCCACGCCACGCATGCTCGCCTCGCTGGTCGAGGAGGCGGTGTCGGTCGGAGATCTGGTGCGGCTGATGGAGTTCCGCAAGGGCCAGGCCAACCTCGTCGAGATCACGCTGCCCGACGACACCCCGTGGGGCGGTAAGCCGGTCAAGCGCCTGGAGTTGCCGCGCGATGCGACGCTGGTGACGATCCTGCGTGGGCCGCGGGTCATCGTGCCCGAACGCGACGAACCCCTCGAGGGAGGCGACGAGTTGCTGTTCGTGGCCGTCGCCGAGGTGGAGGACCAGCTGCGCGAACTGCTGCTCCATCCGCAGCAGCGCTGA
- a CDS encoding DUF3159 domain-containing protein gives MSEPGTDPGAQTSPARGAAVLEQMGGVSGLIYSSLPVLVFVPVSTAFGLLPAIAAALGVATLILIWRLVRKDSVQPAISGFFGVGISALIAYLVGASKGYFLLGIWTSLIWAVVFAVSVVIRRPVVGYIWGWVHTQDRGWRDVRRAVYAFDVATLVWVAVFASRFLVQQHLYEEDQTGWLGVARIAMGWPLTAIAALVTYGAIRAAQRAVRAQAPAGTDDAVREA, from the coding sequence GTGAGCGAACCCGGTACCGATCCGGGCGCTCAGACCTCGCCGGCACGCGGCGCAGCCGTGCTCGAGCAGATGGGCGGCGTCAGCGGCCTGATCTACTCCTCGCTGCCGGTCCTGGTGTTCGTGCCGGTGTCCACCGCCTTCGGCCTGCTGCCCGCCATCGCGGCCGCGCTGGGTGTGGCCACGCTGATCCTGATCTGGCGGCTGGTGCGCAAAGACTCCGTGCAGCCGGCGATCTCCGGCTTCTTCGGCGTCGGCATCAGCGCGCTGATCGCCTATCTGGTCGGAGCGTCCAAAGGGTACTTCCTGCTGGGCATCTGGACCTCGCTGATCTGGGCGGTGGTGTTCGCGGTCTCGGTGGTGATCCGCCGGCCCGTCGTCGGCTACATCTGGGGGTGGGTGCACACCCAGGACCGTGGCTGGCGTGATGTCCGTCGCGCGGTGTACGCCTTCGACGTCGCCACCCTGGTGTGGGTCGCGGTGTTCGCCTCTCGATTCCTCGTGCAGCAGCACCTCTACGAAGAAGATCAGACCGGCTGGCTCGGCGTGGCCCGCATCGCGATGGGATGGCCGCTGACGGCGATCGCGGCACTGGTCACCTACGGCGCGATCCGCGCCGCGCAACGCGCCGTGCGCGCGCAGGCGCCTGCCGGTACCGACGACGCGGTCCGCGAGGCCTGA
- a CDS encoding RNA polymerase sigma factor, producing the protein MAATKASPATDEPVKRTAAKTPAKKAPAKAANGSAPAKKAAKAAPAKAAKRAAKSADAPAGRGRAKKGAAAEVDTELAGEDLETTDDLEAEPGEDLDVEDGDLELDDIEVDDTDDDAADDEAEDTDEAGDGPADAEAAATPAAPGKDAKEGADDDIAEPSEKDKASGDFVWDEEESEALRQARKDAELTASADSVRAYLKQIGKVALLNAEEEVELAKRIEAGLYATQLMAELAEKGEKLPAAQRRDMMWICRDGDRAKNHLLEANLRLVVSLAKRYTGRGMAFLDLIQEGNLGLIRAVEKFDYTKGYKFSTYATWWIRQAITRAMADQARTIRIPVHMVEVINKLGRIQRELLQDLGREPTPEELAKEMDITPEKVLEIQQYAREPISLDQTIGDEGDSQLGDFIEDSEAVVAVDAVSFTLLQDQLQSVLETLSEREAGVVRLRFGLTDGQPRTLDEIGQVYGVTRERIRQIESKTMSKLRHPSRSQVLRDYLD; encoded by the coding sequence GTGGCAGCGACAAAGGCAAGCCCGGCAACCGATGAGCCGGTGAAGCGCACCGCCGCCAAGACTCCCGCGAAGAAGGCGCCCGCCAAGGCGGCCAACGGCTCCGCGCCGGCGAAGAAGGCCGCCAAAGCCGCGCCGGCGAAGGCCGCCAAGCGTGCCGCCAAGTCCGCCGACGCCCCCGCCGGCCGCGGGCGCGCCAAGAAGGGCGCCGCCGCCGAGGTCGACACCGAGCTCGCCGGCGAGGACCTGGAGACCACCGACGACCTCGAGGCCGAGCCCGGCGAGGACCTCGACGTCGAGGACGGCGATCTCGAGCTCGACGACATCGAGGTCGACGACACCGACGACGACGCCGCGGACGACGAGGCCGAGGACACCGACGAGGCCGGCGACGGCCCCGCCGACGCCGAGGCCGCCGCCACGCCCGCCGCGCCCGGCAAGGACGCCAAGGAAGGCGCCGACGACGACATCGCCGAGCCGTCCGAGAAGGACAAGGCCTCCGGCGACTTCGTCTGGGACGAAGAGGAATCCGAGGCGCTGCGCCAGGCCCGCAAGGACGCCGAGCTCACCGCATCGGCGGACTCGGTGCGCGCCTACCTCAAGCAGATCGGCAAGGTCGCGCTGCTCAACGCGGAGGAAGAGGTCGAGCTCGCCAAGCGCATCGAGGCGGGTCTGTACGCCACGCAGCTGATGGCCGAGCTCGCCGAGAAGGGTGAGAAGCTCCCCGCCGCGCAGCGCCGCGACATGATGTGGATCTGCCGCGACGGTGACCGTGCGAAAAACCATCTGCTGGAAGCCAACCTGCGCCTGGTGGTGTCGCTGGCCAAGCGCTACACCGGCCGCGGCATGGCGTTCCTCGACCTCATCCAGGAGGGCAACCTCGGCCTGATCCGCGCGGTCGAGAAGTTCGACTACACCAAGGGCTACAAGTTCTCCACGTACGCCACCTGGTGGATCCGGCAGGCCATCACCCGCGCGATGGCCGATCAGGCCCGCACCATCCGCATCCCGGTGCACATGGTCGAGGTCATCAACAAGCTCGGCCGTATCCAGCGCGAGCTGCTCCAGGACCTGGGCCGCGAGCCCACGCCGGAGGAGCTCGCCAAGGAGATGGACATCACGCCGGAAAAGGTGCTGGAGATCCAGCAGTACGCGCGTGAGCCGATCTCGCTGGACCAGACCATCGGCGACGAAGGCGATTCGCAGCTCGGCGACTTCATCGAGGACAGCGAGGCCGTGGTGGCCGTGGACGCGGTGTCGTTCACGCTGCTGCAGGATCAGCTGCAGTCGGTGCTCGAGACCCTGTCCGAGCGTGAGGCCGGCGTGGTGCGGCTGCGGTTCGGCCTGACCGACGGCCAGCCCCGCACCCTCGACGAGATCGGTCAGGTCTACGGCGTGACCCGCGAGCGCATCCGGCAGATCGAGTCGAAGACGATGAGCAAGCTGCGCCACCCCAGCCGGTCGCAGGTTCTGCGCGACTATCTCGACTAG
- a CDS encoding RidA family protein: MLVHRRVNVSSGSAFESQVGYSRAVRTGGHIAVAGTTAPGESPADQTREALRRIEVALGEVGASLSDVVRTRIFVTDIRNWREVGAVHAEVFGDIRPAATMVEVSALIAPDLLVEIEADAYVGS, encoded by the coding sequence ATGCTCGTGCACCGGCGCGTCAACGTCTCCTCCGGATCGGCCTTCGAGTCCCAGGTCGGCTATTCGCGCGCCGTGCGCACCGGCGGGCACATCGCGGTGGCCGGGACCACCGCCCCGGGAGAATCCCCGGCGGATCAGACGCGAGAAGCGTTGCGCCGCATCGAGGTGGCACTCGGCGAGGTCGGCGCGTCCCTGTCCGATGTCGTGCGCACCCGGATCTTCGTCACCGACATCCGCAACTGGCGGGAGGTCGGCGCGGTGCACGCCGAGGTGTTCGGTGACATCCGGCCCGCGGCCACGATGGTCGAGGTGTCGGCTCTGATCGCCCCCGACCTGCTCGTCGAGATCGAAGCCGACGCCTACGTCGGGAGCTAA